A window of the Equus przewalskii isolate Varuska chromosome 10, EquPr2, whole genome shotgun sequence genome harbors these coding sequences:
- the LOC103562935 gene encoding olfactory receptor-like protein DTMT: MTGRNQTVISEFLLLGLPIESEQQDMFYALFLAMYLTTVLGNLLIIILIRLDSYLHTPMYSFLSNLSFSDICFSSVTIPKLLQNMQSQDLSISYAGCLTQMYFFLFFANLDSFLLVTMAYDRYVAICFPLHYSTIMSTKLCLSLVVLSWVLTTFHAMLHTLLMARLCFCADNVIPHFFCDVSALLKLSCSDTRVNELVIFFIGGIIVIIPFLLIILSYARIVFSVLKFPSGGGICKAFSTCGSHLSVVSLLYGTVIGLYFCPSANNSPVKEIAMAVMYTVVTPMLNPFIYSLRNRDMKGALGRVFCRNKILFSL, translated from the coding sequence ATGACAGGAAGGAATCAAACTGTCATCTCAGAGTTTCTCCTGCTAGGACTGCCCATTGAGTCAGAGCAGCAAGACATGTTCTATGCTTTGTTCCTGGCCATGTATCTTACCACCGTCCTGGGAAACCTCCTCATCATCATTCTCATTCGCCTGGACTCCTACCTCCACACGCCTATGTATTCGTTTCTCAGCAATTTGTCCTTCTCTGATATCTGCTTCTCTTCTGTGACCATTCCCAAATTGCTGCAGAACATGCAGAGCCAAGACCTGTCTATCTCCTATGCTGGCTGCCTGACCCAAATGtacttcttcctgttttttgccAACCTGGACAGCTTCCTCCTTGTGaccatggcctatgaccgctatgtggccatctgcttCCCCCTACACTACAGCACCATCATGAGCACCAAGCTCTGTCTCTCCCTGGTGGTgctgtcctgggtgctgaccACGTTCCATGCCATGTTACACACCCTGCTTATGGCCAGATTGTGTTTTTGTGCAGACAATGTGATCCCACACTTTTTCTGTGATGTATCAGCTCTGCTGAAGCTGTCCTGCTCTGACACTCGAGTTAATGAGTTGGTGATATTTTTCATAGGAGGGATCATTGTCATCATTCCATTCCTCCTCATCATCCTGTCCTATGCACGAATTGTGTTCTCTGTTCTCAAGTTTCCTTCTGGCGGGGGCATCTgcaaggccttctccacctgtgggtCCCACCTCTCTGTGGTGTCACTGTTGTATGGGACAGTTATTGGTCTTTATTTTTGCCCATCTGCTAATAATTCTCCTGTGAAGGAGATTGCCATGGCTGTGATGTACACTGTGGTGACCCCCATGttgaaccccttcatctacagcctgaggaacagagACATGAAGGGAGCCCTGGGAAGAGtcttttgcagaaataaaattctcttctctctatGA